The following proteins are encoded in a genomic region of Ictalurus punctatus breed USDA103 chromosome 15, Coco_2.0, whole genome shotgun sequence:
- the tnnc1b gene encoding troponin C type 1b (slow) — protein MDDVYKAAVENLTEEQKNEFRAAFDIFVQDAEDGCISTKELGKVMRMLGQNPTQEELQEMVDEVDEDGSGTVDFDEFLVMMVRCMKEESKGKSEEELAEVFRMFDKNGDGYIDLEELKNMLESTGEAITEDDIEELMKDGDKNNDGKIDYDEFLDFMKGVE, from the exons ATGGATGATGTATATAAAGCAGCG GTCGAGAATTTAACAGAGgaacaaaaaaatg AGTTCCGCGCTGCCTTTGACATCTTCGTGCAGGACGCTGAGGATGGCTGCATTAGCACTAAGGAGTTGGGGAAGGTGATGAGGATGCTGGGGCAGAACCCCACACAAGAAGAACTGCAGGAGATGGTGGACGAAGTCGATGAGGATG gtAGCGGGACAGTGGACTTTGATGAGTTCTTGGTCATGATGGTGCGCTGCATGAAAGAGGAGAGTAAAGGAAAATCCGAGGAGGAACTGGCCGAGGTCTTCCGCATGTTTGACAA aAATGGAGACGGTTACATTGACCTAGAAGAGCTAAAGAACATGCTAGAATCAACAGGCGAGGCCATTACTGAAGATGACATTGAGGAACTCATGAAGGATGGGGACAAAAACAATGATGGCAAAATTGACTATGATG AGTTTTTGGACTTTATGAAGGGTGTGGAATAA